A window from Cryobacterium sp. PAMC25264 encodes these proteins:
- a CDS encoding MFS transporter: MPSLTDGTATLTPARVRLALLALALGGFAIGATEFVAMGLLPNLAADLLPGLYADSPDVANAQVGWIISAYALGVVVGAPTIAAAAARWPRKQLLLVLLACFTLATIASALLPTFGLVLVARFVAALPHGAYFGIASLVAAELMGPGKRARGVAIVLSGLTIANVIGVPSITWLGQLAGWRVAYIAVAALFAVTFVAVIVAVPFQAGDAGATMRNELRAFGRLQVWFALMIGAVGFGGLFAVYTYVAPLVIEITALPAFAVPLVLIVVGLGMTVGNFAGGVFADRSVRRSMYAFFAVMLAALLLLACSAQHLAGLLVGVFLVGASAAALSPTIQTRLMDVAHDSQSIAAALNHSALNLGNSLGAFLGGVVIAGGLGYLAPIWVGFGLSVVGLGLAVITFAIDRSRRRRGRPVPYGTALIAVVDAN, from the coding sequence ATGCCCTCACTCACCGACGGGACGGCGACACTGACGCCGGCCCGGGTCCGCCTCGCGCTGCTCGCTCTTGCCCTGGGCGGTTTCGCCATCGGCGCCACCGAATTCGTGGCCATGGGCCTGCTGCCCAACCTCGCCGCGGATCTGCTGCCCGGTCTCTACGCCGATTCCCCGGACGTCGCCAACGCGCAGGTCGGTTGGATCATCTCCGCCTACGCGCTCGGCGTGGTCGTCGGGGCGCCCACCATCGCGGCGGCGGCGGCACGCTGGCCGCGCAAGCAACTACTCCTGGTGCTGCTGGCCTGCTTCACCCTCGCCACCATCGCGTCGGCGCTGCTGCCGACGTTCGGCCTTGTGCTCGTGGCGCGTTTTGTCGCCGCGCTGCCGCACGGGGCCTACTTCGGTATCGCCTCGCTCGTTGCGGCGGAGCTGATGGGGCCGGGCAAACGGGCCCGCGGTGTGGCGATCGTGCTCTCCGGGCTCACCATCGCCAACGTCATCGGGGTGCCGTCGATCACCTGGCTCGGCCAGCTGGCCGGCTGGCGGGTGGCCTACATCGCGGTGGCCGCGCTGTTCGCCGTGACCTTCGTCGCCGTGATCGTGGCCGTGCCCTTCCAGGCCGGAGACGCCGGCGCCACCATGCGCAACGAGTTACGGGCCTTCGGCCGCCTGCAGGTGTGGTTCGCCCTGATGATCGGTGCCGTGGGCTTCGGCGGTCTGTTCGCCGTGTACACCTATGTGGCGCCGTTGGTGATCGAGATCACCGCTCTGCCGGCCTTCGCCGTGCCGCTCGTGCTCATCGTGGTCGGGCTCGGCATGACCGTGGGCAACTTCGCCGGCGGGGTCTTCGCCGACCGCAGCGTGCGGCGCAGCATGTACGCCTTTTTCGCCGTGATGCTCGCGGCACTGCTGCTGTTGGCCTGCTCCGCCCAGCACCTTGCGGGACTGCTGGTCGGGGTGTTCCTGGTCGGTGCGTCGGCGGCGGCACTGTCGCCGACCATCCAGACCCGATTGATGGATGTGGCACACGACAGCCAGTCGATCGCGGCGGCCCTGAACCACTCGGCTCTCAACCTCGGCAACAGCTTGGGCGCGTTCCTGGGCGGGGTCGTCATCGCGGGCGGCCTGGGCTATCTCGCCCCGATCTGGGTCGGCTTCGGACTCAGCGTGGTGGGTCTGGGGCTCGCGGTGATCACCTTCGCGATCGACAGGTCCCGCCGCCGGAGAGGCCGGCCCGTTCCGTACGGCACGGCCCTGATCGCGGTGGTCGACGCGAACTGA
- a CDS encoding DUF4389 domain-containing protein, which yields MKPGPLVMLLIGTIVTLLGFGLTAAGTVAAIASGAQGENGYFSTRSASFVANSYALTTPTLGPVTTTRTPPPLNLDIARIRLEATSRNGADVFIGVAPRTEVDSYLASVAHTEVSGIQSTPFRVDYRQIAGSERPEPPEEQSWWAASAAGPGTQEITWSVQPGAWAVVVMNADASRPVAVDLRAGVRSGLLGPAAAALLLTGLITLVIGLALVMLGVIGLGRNGPAPSSRPDARGTQPPLDPDRPGADYPARLNGWLQPGLSRALWLVKWVLVIPHYIVLFFLWFGFWISTIVAGFAILFTGRYPRAIFNYNVGVLRWNWRVAFYAYSALGTDRYPPFTLAATDYPADLEVDYPERLSHGLVLVKSWLLAIPHLIIVTIITGGTWAWTASWNNWGTGGGAGTSLLTVLVLIAAVVLLFSGRYRRGIFDLILGLNRWLYRVIVYAALMRDEYPPFRLDQGPIDPGSLAPAGRPVPATAAPAAPAPAAAPPAPGPTHAPDDGR from the coding sequence ATGAAGCCCGGCCCCCTCGTCATGCTCCTGATCGGCACGATCGTCACACTGCTGGGTTTCGGGCTCACCGCCGCCGGCACCGTGGCGGCCATCGCCAGCGGGGCGCAGGGCGAGAACGGCTACTTCTCCACCCGCTCCGCATCGTTCGTCGCGAACTCGTATGCGCTCACCACCCCCACTCTCGGCCCGGTCACCACCACGCGCACACCACCGCCGCTGAACCTCGACATCGCCCGCATCCGGCTGGAGGCCACCAGCAGAAACGGGGCTGACGTCTTCATCGGGGTCGCGCCGCGCACCGAGGTGGACAGCTACCTGGCCAGCGTCGCGCACACCGAGGTGAGCGGTATCCAGTCCACCCCGTTCCGGGTGGACTACCGCCAGATCGCCGGGTCGGAGCGACCCGAACCTCCCGAGGAGCAGTCCTGGTGGGCGGCGTCCGCCGCCGGCCCGGGCACCCAGGAGATCACCTGGTCGGTGCAGCCGGGAGCCTGGGCGGTCGTGGTGATGAACGCGGATGCCAGCCGCCCCGTTGCCGTGGACCTGCGGGCGGGGGTGCGGTCGGGTCTGCTCGGCCCGGCGGCGGCGGCGTTGCTGCTCACCGGTCTCATCACTCTGGTCATCGGCCTGGCCCTCGTGATGCTCGGCGTGATCGGCCTCGGCCGCAACGGACCGGCCCCGTCGAGCCGGCCCGATGCCCGGGGAACCCAGCCTCCGCTGGATCCCGACCGGCCCGGCGCCGACTATCCGGCGCGGCTGAACGGCTGGCTCCAACCCGGGCTCTCGCGGGCGCTCTGGCTGGTCAAATGGGTTCTCGTCATCCCGCACTACATCGTGCTGTTCTTCCTGTGGTTCGGCTTCTGGATCAGCACGATCGTGGCGGGCTTCGCCATCCTCTTCACCGGCCGGTATCCCCGGGCGATCTTCAACTACAACGTCGGGGTGCTGCGTTGGAACTGGCGGGTGGCTTTCTATGCGTACTCTGCCCTCGGCACCGACCGGTACCCGCCGTTCACGCTCGCCGCGACCGACTACCCGGCCGACCTCGAAGTGGACTACCCGGAGCGTCTCTCGCACGGCCTGGTCCTCGTGAAGTCCTGGCTGCTGGCGATCCCGCACCTGATCATCGTGACCATCATCACCGGTGGCACCTGGGCGTGGACGGCGAGCTGGAACAACTGGGGAACCGGCGGTGGTGCCGGCACCTCCCTCCTCACCGTCCTGGTGCTCATCGCCGCCGTGGTCCTGCTCTTCAGCGGCCGGTACCGCCGCGGCATCTTCGACCTGATCCTGGGGTTGAACCGGTGGCTCTACCGGGTGATCGTGTACGCCGCCCTGATGCGTGACGAGTACCCGCCCTTCCGGCTCGATCAGGGCCCCATCGACCCCGGGTCCCTCGCTCCGGCCGGCCGACCGGTCCCCGCGACCGCCGCACCTGCCGCGCCCGCGCCCGCAGCCGCACCGCCCGCACCCGGTCCCACCCACGCTCCCGATGACGGTCGATAG
- a CDS encoding response regulator: MTNTAVTLIDNPIRLALVDDHRMLLGALTEWIRGAADDINMVAAVTTWPELLTHPEFPVDVVLLDLDLKDNIPVSLKISTLKTAGVKTVLMSTYSEPALVREALAAGALGYLVKTEEASTIVEAIHAANDGDSYISAELDLALHSGTAGSSPRLSAQERRVMALYGAGEPVKAVAHQLGISEETAKSYLKRIREKYRLAGFDVGTKVALRKRAIHDGILLQSD, translated from the coding sequence GTGACGAACACAGCAGTGACGCTCATCGACAATCCCATCCGGTTGGCCCTGGTCGACGACCACCGGATGCTCTTGGGGGCGTTGACCGAGTGGATCAGGGGGGCCGCTGACGACATCAACATGGTGGCCGCCGTGACCACGTGGCCAGAGCTCCTGACCCATCCGGAATTCCCGGTGGATGTGGTTCTGCTCGACCTGGACCTCAAGGACAACATCCCGGTCTCGCTCAAGATCTCCACGCTCAAGACCGCCGGGGTGAAGACGGTGCTCATGAGCACCTACTCCGAGCCCGCGTTGGTGCGCGAGGCCCTGGCCGCCGGAGCGCTCGGCTACCTCGTGAAGACCGAGGAAGCCAGCACCATCGTCGAAGCCATCCACGCCGCCAACGACGGCGACTCCTACATCTCAGCCGAGCTCGACCTGGCCCTGCACAGCGGAACGGCCGGATCCTCGCCGCGCCTGAGCGCCCAGGAACGCCGGGTCATGGCGCTCTACGGCGCCGGCGAACCGGTCAAAGCCGTGGCACACCAGCTCGGCATCTCCGAGGAAACCGCGAAGTCGTACCTCAAGCGGATCCGCGAGAAGTACCGCCTGGCCGGTTTCGACGTGGGAACCAAGGTCGCGCTGCGCAAGCGCGCCATCCACGACGGCATCCTGCTGCAGTCCGACTAA
- a CDS encoding YkoF family thiamine/hydroxymethylpyrimidine-binding protein: MLVAFSLAPSGAPTDSVHDAVAAAVRVVRESGLPHHTDSMFTTIEGDWDEVFAVVKAAADAVGAFGTRVSLVLKADIRPGYSGELTAKLDRLEAAMEQTDDPA, translated from the coding sequence ATGCTTGTCGCATTCTCACTGGCCCCCTCCGGAGCCCCCACCGACTCGGTACACGACGCCGTCGCCGCGGCCGTGCGCGTGGTGCGCGAATCGGGCCTGCCCCACCACACCGACTCCATGTTCACCACCATCGAGGGCGACTGGGACGAGGTGTTCGCGGTCGTCAAGGCGGCGGCGGATGCCGTGGGCGCGTTCGGCACCCGGGTGTCGCTGGTGCTCAAGGCCGATATCCGCCCCGGCTATTCGGGCGAACTGACCGCCAAACTGGACCGCCTCGAGGCGGCCATGGAGCAGACGGACGATCCCGCGTAA
- a CDS encoding glycosyltransferase 87 family protein, with protein sequence MNVQQWSVPETPIPAAASVAPLTGRLWFLRRPLVLWAGFVLVHAVLIGLNLSGIGWPLGDVERVYLGWAEGTVSGAVRLGIDTDFVYPILALAPILASLAFGAPVYALTWLGLVTLLNGVAFGVLTGRRPGRAAAGAAWWWLGFLLLLGPVGLARIDSVTVPLVIMGLMWLRTRPFWGAVLLSVATWVKVWPVAAIIALVVASKRRWQVLAAFAGTSALIIVVALAQGSGLTILSFVTEQTDRGIQIEAPVAGWWLWQSALGVPGTLVYYDQQILTYQVIGTGTELAIAVMTPLLVLCVAAVLALGWRAQRRGACVDRLFPPLVLALVLTLIVLNKVGSPQFMTWLAAPLILGLVSSPRSWGRPALVALVMAALTQVVYPYFYDGLLATTPAMVLILTARNLLEVVLLVWMAVRLWRLGSPGAGPGVLTQAVPAAGLHRSILKE encoded by the coding sequence GTGAATGTGCAACAGTGGAGCGTGCCCGAAACCCCGATCCCTGCCGCAGCCTCGGTCGCGCCACTGACCGGCCGCCTCTGGTTCCTGCGCCGGCCGCTCGTGCTCTGGGCCGGGTTTGTGCTCGTGCACGCCGTGCTCATCGGCCTCAACCTCAGCGGCATCGGCTGGCCGCTCGGCGATGTCGAACGGGTCTACCTGGGTTGGGCGGAGGGCACCGTCTCCGGCGCCGTGCGGCTGGGCATCGACACCGACTTCGTCTACCCGATCCTGGCCCTTGCCCCGATCCTCGCGTCGTTGGCCTTCGGGGCGCCGGTGTACGCGCTCACCTGGCTCGGCCTGGTGACGCTGCTCAACGGCGTCGCGTTCGGTGTCCTCACCGGCCGCCGGCCCGGCCGGGCCGCCGCCGGGGCCGCCTGGTGGTGGCTGGGCTTCCTGCTCCTGCTCGGCCCGGTCGGGCTCGCCCGGATCGACTCTGTGACGGTTCCGCTGGTGATCATGGGCCTGATGTGGCTGCGCACCCGGCCGTTCTGGGGCGCTGTGCTGCTCAGCGTGGCCACCTGGGTCAAGGTCTGGCCGGTCGCCGCGATCATCGCCCTGGTCGTGGCGTCGAAACGCCGCTGGCAGGTCCTCGCCGCTTTCGCCGGCACCTCCGCGCTGATCATCGTGGTGGCCTTGGCCCAGGGCAGCGGGCTCACCATCCTCAGCTTCGTCACGGAGCAGACCGACCGCGGCATCCAGATCGAGGCCCCGGTGGCCGGCTGGTGGCTGTGGCAGTCGGCGCTGGGCGTACCGGGCACCCTGGTGTACTACGACCAGCAGATCCTCACCTACCAGGTGATCGGCACCGGCACCGAGCTGGCCATCGCGGTGATGACCCCGCTGCTCGTGCTCTGCGTGGCCGCGGTGCTCGCGCTCGGCTGGCGGGCCCAACGCCGGGGCGCCTGCGTCGACAGGCTCTTCCCGCCGCTCGTGCTGGCCCTGGTGCTCACGCTGATCGTGCTCAACAAAGTCGGTTCGCCCCAGTTCATGACCTGGCTGGCGGCCCCGCTGATCCTCGGGCTGGTGAGCTCGCCGCGGTCGTGGGGGCGGCCGGCCCTGGTCGCCCTCGTGATGGCGGCGCTCACCCAGGTGGTCTATCCGTACTTCTACGACGGCCTGCTCGCCACCACCCCGGCCATGGTGCTGATCCTCACGGCGCGCAACCTGCTCGAGGTGGTGCTGCTGGTCTGGATGGCGGTGCGGCTCTGGCGGCTGGGCAGCCCGGGCGCCGGCCCCGGCGTCCTCACGCAGGCCGTGCCGGCCGCCGGCCTGCACCGTTCGATCCTGAAGGAGTAA
- a CDS encoding homoserine O-acetyltransferase, translated as MEWQYSEDTVPSSLVTEAQVRSVAGKPPVTGAWRDGDPVGHRRFVDIGGLDLEAGQRLPAARIAYESWGELSPARDNAVLVLHALTGDSHLVGASGSGHPTAGWWSGIVGPGLALDTDRWFVVAPNMLGGCQGSTGPASLAPDGSEWGPRFPYLTIRDQVAAQVAFSDRLGIDRWAAIVGGSMGGMHVLEWGIDQPDRVDRLGILAAPPVTTADQIALNSVQIEAIRTDPLFRSGEYYDADAGDGPSRGLALARRMALLNYRSPSELNSRFERSWQSDITPLGSHGRFAVESYLDFHGNKFTRRFDANSYVTLVEAMNSHDVGRGRGGIDAALARITARTLIVGIDSDRLFPVDGQRVIAAGLGAGLGLGPGPAGAGTVVIESGYGHDGFLIEDEAIGAQLRRLLAAPGPDQEG; from the coding sequence ATGGAATGGCAATACTCCGAGGACACCGTCCCGTCCAGCCTCGTCACCGAGGCACAGGTACGATCCGTTGCGGGTAAACCACCGGTCACCGGCGCCTGGCGCGACGGCGACCCGGTGGGCCACCGACGCTTCGTCGACATCGGCGGCCTGGATCTCGAGGCAGGCCAGCGCCTGCCGGCGGCCCGGATCGCCTACGAGAGCTGGGGCGAGCTCTCCCCCGCTCGGGACAATGCCGTGCTTGTGCTGCACGCCCTCACCGGCGACAGCCACCTGGTCGGCGCCTCCGGCTCCGGGCATCCCACCGCCGGCTGGTGGAGCGGAATCGTGGGTCCCGGCCTCGCCCTCGACACGGACCGCTGGTTCGTCGTGGCACCGAACATGCTCGGCGGCTGCCAGGGCAGCACCGGGCCCGCCTCACTCGCACCCGACGGGTCCGAGTGGGGGCCGCGGTTCCCGTACCTCACCATCCGCGACCAGGTGGCGGCGCAGGTGGCCTTCAGCGACCGGCTCGGCATCGACAGGTGGGCCGCCATCGTGGGCGGCTCGATGGGCGGCATGCACGTGCTGGAATGGGGCATCGACCAGCCCGACCGGGTGGACCGCCTCGGCATCCTCGCGGCCCCGCCCGTCACCACGGCCGACCAGATCGCGCTCAACTCGGTGCAGATCGAGGCGATCCGCACCGACCCGTTGTTCCGCTCCGGCGAGTACTACGACGCCGACGCCGGCGACGGCCCGAGCCGCGGCCTCGCGCTGGCCCGGCGGATGGCCCTGCTCAACTACCGCAGCCCGTCCGAACTCAATTCGCGCTTCGAGCGCAGCTGGCAGAGCGACATCACCCCGCTGGGTTCGCACGGCCGGTTCGCCGTCGAGTCCTACCTCGACTTCCACGGCAACAAGTTCACCCGGCGCTTCGACGCGAACAGCTACGTCACTCTCGTCGAGGCGATGAACTCCCACGATGTGGGCCGCGGCCGCGGCGGTATCGACGCCGCCCTGGCCCGCATCACGGCCCGCACCCTGATCGTCGGCATCGACAGCGACAGGCTGTTCCCCGTCGACGGGCAACGCGTGATCGCCGCCGGCCTCGGCGCCGGCCTCGGCCTGGGTCCGGGCCCGGCCGGCGCGGGGACGGTGGTGATCGAGTCCGGCTACGGCCACGACGGCTTCCTCATCGAGGACGAGGCCATCGGCGCCCAACTGCGCCGGCTCCTGGCCGCGCCGGGCCCTGACCAGGAGGGTTGA
- a CDS encoding sensor histidine kinase, giving the protein MPRIARERDRVLRRVSRMIGLTASVTTLAYLAVPGGLEPRVTLVVVPLLLLIIGCQYLLGRSSAVRWAVGVVLLGNTAILLVGLTSPLGLGLNILEEAVIASIAAGAISCVAPVLVVVPARQVILFASFGLTVAAVALVTISAGGSVFPLALTVCGWAALSLGGWWIAQSVPRVLQRIAAIGRAHQAERHASELEAQRRQGARLLHDTVLATLTLLAHSGVGVSPAALRQQSGDDARLLRQLRLGGLPTPSRSGVYTLEPANTSMLGSTLESVKQRFGRMGLEVDWHGSGQVLLPSDVLDSFLLALGECLENVRRHSGVTRADVTISDDDTTVRAMVTDAGRGFDLSAVSTERLGFAESVVARLRDVGGTARLFSSPGSGTTVVLEVPK; this is encoded by the coding sequence ATGCCACGCATTGCCAGAGAGCGAGACCGGGTCCTCCGGCGGGTCAGCCGCATGATCGGTTTGACCGCGTCGGTGACCACTTTGGCCTACCTCGCTGTGCCCGGCGGGCTCGAACCACGCGTGACCCTGGTTGTCGTGCCCCTGTTGCTGCTCATCATCGGCTGCCAGTACCTGCTCGGCCGGAGCAGCGCCGTGCGCTGGGCCGTGGGCGTCGTTCTGCTGGGCAACACCGCGATTCTCCTCGTGGGACTGACCTCCCCGCTTGGCCTCGGCCTCAATATTTTGGAGGAGGCCGTGATCGCCTCCATCGCTGCCGGTGCGATCAGCTGCGTCGCCCCCGTGCTGGTGGTCGTGCCCGCCCGACAGGTCATCCTGTTCGCCTCGTTCGGGTTGACCGTGGCCGCGGTGGCGCTCGTGACCATCTCGGCCGGCGGCTCGGTTTTCCCCCTGGCCCTGACCGTGTGCGGTTGGGCGGCACTGTCGCTGGGCGGGTGGTGGATCGCGCAGAGCGTGCCCCGGGTGCTGCAGCGCATCGCGGCGATCGGGCGGGCCCACCAGGCCGAACGGCACGCCAGCGAGCTCGAGGCCCAGCGCCGGCAGGGTGCCCGGTTGTTGCACGACACCGTGCTGGCGACCCTCACCCTGCTCGCCCACTCCGGAGTCGGGGTGAGCCCGGCGGCGCTGCGGCAGCAGTCCGGCGACGACGCCAGGCTCCTGCGCCAGCTGCGCCTGGGCGGCCTGCCCACCCCGAGCCGGTCCGGTGTGTACACTCTCGAGCCGGCCAACACGTCCATGCTCGGCAGCACCCTCGAGTCGGTCAAGCAGCGCTTCGGACGGATGGGCCTCGAGGTCGACTGGCACGGCAGTGGCCAGGTGCTCCTGCCTAGCGATGTGCTCGACTCGTTCCTGCTCGCCCTCGGCGAGTGCCTGGAGAACGTCCGCCGGCATTCCGGTGTCACCCGCGCCGACGTCACCATCTCCGACGACGACACCACGGTGCGGGCGATGGTGACGGATGCGGGCAGAGGCTTCGACCTCAGTGCGGTCAGCACCGAACGACTGGGCTTCGCCGAGTCCGTGGTGGCGCGCCTTCGCGACGTGGGGGGAACCGCGCGGCTCTTCTCCTCTCCCGGCTCCGGCACGACCGTCGTTCTCGAGGTGCCCAAGTGA